In Flavobacterium sp. N1736, the following are encoded in one genomic region:
- a CDS encoding winged helix-turn-helix domain-containing protein — MSVPDFQTIMLPFLQNLNDGNKQSLNQVMENLASHFKLTPDDLSLQVPSGKMGLFRNRVGWSRSYLKNAGLVHYPERGVYQITQVGLDFLKTNPEKLRMQELLQFPMYNEWRSTFNSNTGSQGLENESSKIEEEELTPQERLTTTIDAINQQLASDILDNLKGNTFQYFEKFVVQLLQSMGYGGFRKDSGMVTGSSGDNGIDGIILQDVLGLESVGIQAKRFTTNNAGSGDIRNFIGSLAIKGFSKGVFLTTSSFSPEAIKTASESKQHKIILIDGKKLANLAIEFNVGVQVDETIQLKRIDMDFFEEI, encoded by the coding sequence ATGTCAGTACCCGATTTTCAAACCATAATGTTACCTTTTTTACAAAACTTAAACGACGGCAATAAACAGTCGCTAAATCAAGTTATGGAAAATCTAGCAAGTCACTTCAAATTGACTCCAGATGATCTATCTTTACAAGTTCCAAGCGGAAAAATGGGATTGTTTCGAAATCGTGTTGGTTGGTCAAGAAGCTACTTAAAAAATGCAGGATTGGTTCATTATCCAGAACGTGGCGTATACCAAATAACTCAAGTTGGCCTAGATTTTCTGAAAACAAATCCTGAGAAATTAAGAATGCAGGAATTGCTACAATTTCCAATGTATAATGAATGGCGCTCTACTTTTAACTCGAACACAGGATCACAAGGATTAGAAAATGAATCAAGTAAAATTGAAGAAGAAGAACTAACGCCACAAGAAAGACTTACTACAACAATCGATGCAATTAATCAACAATTAGCATCGGATATATTAGATAATTTAAAAGGAAATACTTTCCAATATTTTGAAAAATTTGTGGTTCAATTGCTCCAATCAATGGGATATGGAGGATTTAGAAAAGATTCAGGAATGGTAACAGGCTCAAGTGGAGATAATGGTATTGATGGTATAATTTTACAGGATGTCCTTGGTTTAGAATCAGTAGGTATTCAGGCAAAAAGGTTTACCACAAATAATGCAGGTTCTGGAGATATCCGAAATTTTATTGGTTCATTAGCTATTAAAGGTTTTAGCAAAGGTGTTTTTCTAACAACTTCTTCATTTTCTCCGGAAGCAATAAAAACTGCATCGGAAAGCAAACAACATAAAATTATTCTTATTGATGGCAAAAAATTAGCCAATCTAGCTATCGAATTTAATGTTGGTGTTCAAGTCGATGAAACTATTCAATTAAAACGAATTGATATGGATTTTTTTGAGGAGATTTAG
- a CDS encoding type I restriction endonuclease subunit R has protein sequence MNENTIEQSLIAQLVNQGYTYFYGPDIAPYSENPQRENFASVILENHFKDCLKKLNQTLPESARVEAFQKVINLGTEDIMENNERFHNHLVNGVTVEYTKDENIIGIPVTLLDTENIENNSFWVVNQLVVKENNNEKRFDIVIYINGLPLVFIELKNATNEKATLLKAFQQIQTYKNTVPSIFYYNALCIISDGIDAKASSVSAPFSRFLPWKAPKHNGNEVKTELQILTEYMLDKKTVVELIRYCTVFESEEKKDQKTGLIFQTKVKKVAAYHQYYAVQKAVAQTIRAIHSTDGDRKAGVVWHTQGSGKSLTMVFYSGQIITHPLMENPTIVILTDRNDLDDQLFGTFSNCVGLLRQKPVQAENREHIKELLKVSGGGVIFTTIQKFSPEKGNVYDTLSARTNIVVVADEAHRSQYGFAGKELETKDGMETRYGNAKYLRDALPNASYIGYTGTPIEKEDKSTPAVFGDYIDVYDIKQAVDDGATVPISYESRLIKIKLDDATTSTIDEEINAISDATEEQLEKAKKKVAVIDAVVGHPDRLKDIAKDIVNHFEKRQEVFEGKAMLVCMTRAICAKLYEEIIALKPEWHNSDIDKGKIKVIMTSASDDIALLQPHHTTKKQRKDLAVRMKDPNDELKLVIVRDMWLTGFDAPSLNTMYVDKKMQGANLMQAIARVNRVYKDKPGGLIVDYIGIGQDLRNAMAIYLQSGGEGKPIFDIKEAIAGMKEKFEVIEQMFNGYNFKAYFVSETPQKLQILLGAQNFILSSETLKDRFLKEVTLLSRLFAMSIPSADADRIKNGVAFFQAVKSRINKFNSNGVKSDYEVETAIKQIVDEALSSDGVIDIFEAAGIKAPSVGILSDEFLLEVKNMQQKNLAFELLKKLLSEEVKVRKTKNLIQGKKFSEMLESVVKRYHNNQIDSAQVLQELSEIAKEMRLEDKKSKDLGLTPEEYAFYSVLKNNDSTSFLDDDKMKDLIHTIVDVIRKNATVDWSKRDDVRAQLRLTVKKILMRYGYPPAVAKMEADRVIAQSESLADVFPENNLNNY, from the coding sequence ATGAATGAAAACACTATAGAACAGTCACTAATAGCACAATTAGTAAATCAAGGATATACTTATTTTTATGGTCCTGATATTGCACCTTATAGTGAAAACCCACAAAGAGAAAATTTTGCTTCGGTTATTTTAGAAAATCATTTTAAAGACTGTTTAAAAAAACTTAATCAAACGCTTCCTGAATCGGCACGAGTAGAAGCTTTTCAAAAAGTGATCAATTTGGGTACAGAAGATATTATGGAAAACAACGAGCGCTTCCATAACCATCTTGTTAATGGTGTTACTGTTGAATATACAAAAGACGAAAATATAATTGGTATTCCGGTTACTCTATTAGATACCGAAAATATTGAAAATAATAGTTTTTGGGTTGTCAATCAATTAGTAGTTAAAGAAAATAATAACGAAAAACGTTTTGATATAGTAATTTATATCAATGGTTTACCGCTGGTCTTTATAGAATTAAAAAATGCCACTAATGAAAAAGCAACATTATTAAAAGCATTTCAACAAATACAAACGTATAAAAATACCGTTCCAAGCATTTTTTACTACAATGCACTTTGTATTATTTCTGATGGTATAGATGCTAAAGCATCAAGTGTCTCTGCTCCTTTTTCGAGATTTTTACCTTGGAAAGCACCAAAACATAATGGTAACGAAGTTAAAACCGAGTTGCAAATTCTAACAGAATATATGTTAGATAAAAAAACAGTAGTAGAATTGATACGTTATTGTACCGTTTTTGAATCGGAAGAAAAGAAAGATCAAAAAACAGGATTAATTTTTCAAACAAAGGTGAAGAAAGTGGCCGCTTATCATCAATATTATGCGGTGCAAAAAGCTGTAGCGCAAACCATACGAGCAATACATAGCACGGATGGTGATAGAAAAGCTGGTGTAGTTTGGCACACACAAGGAAGCGGTAAATCATTAACGATGGTTTTTTATAGCGGACAAATCATTACGCATCCGTTAATGGAAAACCCGACTATTGTAATTTTAACCGACCGTAATGATTTAGACGATCAATTATTTGGAACATTTAGTAACTGCGTTGGTTTGTTACGACAAAAACCAGTACAAGCCGAAAACAGAGAACACATCAAAGAATTATTAAAAGTTTCTGGTGGTGGAGTAATTTTTACTACAATTCAAAAATTTTCACCCGAAAAAGGCAATGTTTACGATACTTTATCAGCAAGAACGAATATAGTTGTCGTTGCGGACGAAGCACATAGAAGTCAATATGGTTTTGCAGGTAAAGAGTTGGAAACTAAAGATGGTATGGAAACGCGATATGGTAATGCAAAATACTTACGTGATGCCTTACCTAATGCTTCTTACATAGGGTATACAGGAACACCAATAGAAAAAGAAGACAAATCAACACCTGCCGTTTTTGGTGATTATATAGATGTTTACGACATCAAACAAGCAGTTGATGATGGTGCAACAGTACCTATTAGCTATGAATCACGTTTAATAAAAATTAAATTAGACGATGCAACTACATCCACAATTGATGAAGAAATCAATGCCATTTCTGATGCTACTGAAGAACAATTAGAAAAAGCAAAAAAGAAAGTAGCTGTTATTGATGCAGTAGTTGGACATCCTGATAGATTGAAAGACATTGCCAAAGACATTGTTAATCACTTTGAAAAACGACAAGAAGTGTTTGAAGGTAAAGCAATGCTAGTTTGTATGACTAGAGCTATTTGCGCTAAACTATATGAAGAAATAATTGCCCTAAAACCCGAATGGCACAATTCAGATATAGACAAAGGAAAAATAAAGGTTATTATGACGAGTGCTTCTGATGATATTGCTTTGTTACAACCACACCATACAACAAAAAAACAGCGCAAAGATTTAGCAGTAAGAATGAAAGATCCTAATGATGAACTAAAATTAGTTATTGTTAGAGATATGTGGCTTACAGGATTTGATGCGCCAAGTTTGAATACCATGTATGTCGATAAAAAAATGCAGGGAGCCAATTTGATGCAAGCCATTGCAAGGGTTAACCGAGTCTATAAAGACAAACCAGGAGGATTAATAGTTGATTATATAGGGATTGGTCAAGATTTGAGAAATGCAATGGCAATATATTTGCAAAGTGGCGGTGAAGGAAAACCAATATTTGATATAAAAGAAGCTATTGCGGGAATGAAAGAGAAATTTGAAGTTATAGAACAAATGTTTAATGGCTATAATTTTAAAGCCTATTTTGTTTCAGAAACTCCTCAAAAATTACAAATATTGTTAGGAGCTCAAAACTTTATATTATCAAGCGAAACTTTGAAAGATCGCTTTTTAAAAGAAGTTACTTTGCTATCAAGATTGTTTGCAATGTCTATTCCTAGTGCAGACGCTGATAGAATTAAAAATGGAGTAGCATTTTTTCAGGCAGTTAAATCAAGAATAAACAAGTTCAATAGTAATGGTGTAAAATCAGACTATGAAGTAGAAACTGCAATTAAACAAATTGTTGATGAAGCATTATCAAGTGATGGTGTAATTGACATTTTTGAAGCAGCAGGAATAAAAGCCCCATCAGTAGGGATTTTATCAGACGAGTTTTTGTTGGAAGTAAAAAATATGCAACAAAAAAACCTTGCATTTGAATTACTTAAAAAATTATTAAGCGAAGAAGTAAAAGTTCGTAAAACAAAAAATCTTATTCAAGGTAAAAAGTTCTCCGAAATGCTGGAATCAGTTGTCAAGCGTTATCATAACAATCAAATAGATTCCGCCCAAGTATTACAGGAACTATCAGAAATTGCAAAAGAAATGCGATTAGAAGATAAAAAATCAAAGGATTTAGGTTTAACACCAGAAGAGTATGCTTTTTATAGTGTTTTGAAAAATAATGATTCTACTTCCTTTTTAGATGATGACAAGATGAAAGATTTAATACATACTATTGTCGATGTTATACGGAAAAATGCAACTGTAGACTGGAGTAAACGTGATGATGTGAGAGCTCAATTACGTTTAACTGTAAAGAAAATATTAATGCGCTATGGTTATCCACCAGCCGTTGCAAAAATGGAAGCTGATAGAGTTATTGCACAAAGTGAGTCTTTAGCAGATGTATTTCCAGAGAATAATTTAAATAATTATTAG
- a CDS encoding PD-(D/E)XK nuclease family protein produces MTNQPNIFNYATSELTQDAFITWLLHWANSLFKNENEKLHNLGTSFLQSLVAFQNITIGEISELEIKQQFHKIDVFVTFKMDYCTYGIIIEDKIHSSDHSNQLERYLTKISELKTCNVIVPIYFKTGYQVNLSRIIENNYHHYTVKDLLNVITLEKVNVINNDLLSQYHSYLLKKENHFDNAEIEANNYLIKPIKDWKWWSCVRFFHQYKQHFNAGWGEVANNREALLAFWFGGKELTSIDKNIGIYMDIVFKHDRLRVNYRIYLKENVKINIQIRNDIYDGFVPFLKKSGVECRKAKYSNARETMLLAEITNIDGDLHYLEFVKQIEFYQNVLNEYADSRNAILV; encoded by the coding sequence ATGACCAACCAACCCAACATTTTCAATTATGCTACGAGCGAACTAACTCAAGACGCATTTATAACCTGGCTATTGCATTGGGCTAATTCTTTATTTAAAAATGAGAATGAGAAATTACACAACTTAGGAACTTCATTTTTACAATCTTTGGTAGCTTTTCAAAATATTACAATTGGAGAGATATCAGAACTGGAAATCAAGCAACAATTTCATAAAATAGATGTATTTGTTACTTTTAAAATGGATTATTGTACTTATGGAATTATCATAGAAGATAAAATACATAGCTCCGATCATTCTAATCAATTAGAGCGCTATTTAACCAAAATATCCGAATTAAAAACTTGCAATGTTATAGTGCCTATTTATTTCAAAACAGGATATCAAGTAAATCTGTCAAGAATAATTGAAAACAATTACCACCATTATACAGTAAAAGATCTTTTGAATGTAATCACATTAGAAAAAGTTAATGTTATAAATAATGATCTTCTATCACAATATCACAGCTATTTGCTAAAAAAAGAAAATCATTTCGATAATGCCGAAATCGAAGCAAACAATTATCTCATAAAACCAATAAAAGATTGGAAATGGTGGTCTTGTGTTCGCTTTTTTCACCAGTACAAGCAACATTTTAATGCTGGTTGGGGTGAGGTTGCTAATAATAGAGAAGCGCTTCTTGCTTTTTGGTTTGGAGGTAAAGAATTAACCTCAATTGACAAAAATATTGGAATTTATATGGATATTGTTTTCAAACATGATAGGCTTCGTGTGAATTACAGAATCTATCTAAAGGAGAATGTAAAAATCAATATTCAAATACGAAATGATATTTATGATGGCTTTGTTCCTTTCTTAAAAAAAAGTGGAGTTGAGTGTCGAAAAGCTAAATATTCGAATGCGAGAGAAACAATGCTTTTAGCTGAAATTACAAATATTGATGGAGATTTACACTATCTTGAATTTGTGAAACAAATTGAGTTTTATCAAAATGTGCTTAACGAATACGCAGATAGCAGAAACGCTATTTTAGTTTAA
- a CDS encoding PIN domain-containing protein gives MKEKVIFDTNTTHNTEANTFLGNRKELELFAQDADILVPYTVLEEIKRQKRVSLINKKNSFISNPFHKLVGIKEEDTKLFDIDNYIQKLIDEETIPFDVIDLKSNAVLPLIKELAISKLPPFEANDNTDKGFKDALIYFSVLEYLQEIPNKYVFVCAKDNRLGEAFKNNPNVFVVKDYNEFKQYSISQFFDNYFIEKVNEELNIKIIKENIKEYWYNINDNKVVLIIFEEEEYVIETDSGEIIDFNYRSNYITLIDELVITNDSNRIDELVDLLLSYTIFFNNEEILRILNASWENNQIKWIIEKPQIKELLGLLFESRKEIIDDEKLLSFLKGVFE, from the coding sequence ATGAAAGAGAAAGTAATTTTTGACACTAATACAACACATAATACAGAAGCAAATACTTTTCTCGGTAATAGGAAAGAACTCGAGCTTTTTGCACAAGATGCTGATATTTTAGTACCTTATACTGTCTTAGAAGAGATTAAAAGACAAAAAAGAGTTTCTCTAATTAATAAAAAAAATAGTTTTATTTCTAATCCTTTCCATAAACTTGTGGGAATAAAAGAGGAGGACACTAAACTATTTGATATAGACAATTATATTCAGAAGCTAATTGATGAGGAGACTATTCCGTTTGATGTAATTGATTTAAAAAGTAATGCTGTCCTTCCACTAATAAAAGAATTGGCAATATCTAAATTACCTCCTTTTGAAGCCAATGATAATACAGACAAAGGATTTAAAGACGCTCTAATTTATTTTTCTGTTTTAGAATATTTACAAGAAATACCTAACAAATATGTTTTTGTTTGTGCCAAGGATAATCGATTAGGAGAAGCATTTAAAAATAATCCTAATGTATTTGTAGTTAAAGACTACAACGAATTTAAGCAATATAGTATTTCTCAATTTTTTGATAATTATTTTATTGAAAAAGTAAATGAAGAATTAAATATTAAAATTATAAAAGAAAACATAAAAGAGTACTGGTATAATATTAATGATAATAAGGTAGTATTAATTATATTCGAAGAAGAAGAATATGTAATTGAAACAGATTCGGGAGAAATTATAGATTTTAATTATAGAAGTAATTATATTACATTGATTGATGAGTTGGTCATTACTAATGATTCTAATCGAATTGATGAATTAGTAGATTTGCTTTTATCTTATACAATCTTTTTCAATAATGAAGAAATATTGAGAATTTTAAATGCTTCGTGGGAAAATAACCAAATCAAATGGATCATTGAAAAACCGCAAATTAAAGAATTACTTGGTTTATTATTTGAAAGTCGAAAAGAAATTATTGATGATGAGAAATTATTAAGTTTTTTAAAAGGAGTTTTTGAATAG
- a CDS encoding restriction endonuclease subunit S, with amino-acid sequence MIEVNNIPEGWEETTLNDITLVNPRESLSKGAIAINVPMDCIDSFSKKIKRYNSKKFGGGTKFRNGDTLLARITPCLENGKTAFVDILNENEIGFGSTEYLVFREIKDKSDKHFIYYLSISPRFREIAIKAMNGTSGRQRVQTDMLVNHKFNLPKYLEQKSIGCILSAFDNKIELLQAQNKTLEATAQTIFTEWFGKDSINTVLPDGWSVGKLSDIADFLNGLALQKYPPIDGQESLPVIKIKELKQGITSNTDRANKTLDKKYIIKNGDVLFSWSGSLEVVIWQHDIGALNQHLFKVTSQKYPKWFYYHWLLFHLNEFKSIAATKATTMGHINRNHLDLAEVIIPNNETLKKLNNLFSPLLDKLEINNTQIQTLNKTRNKLLPRLMSGEIRLHEFKV; translated from the coding sequence ATGATTGAAGTGAATAACATACCTGAGGGTTGGGAGGAAACTACTTTAAATGATATTACACTAGTGAATCCCAGAGAATCATTATCTAAAGGCGCTATTGCTATTAACGTACCTATGGATTGTATAGATTCTTTTTCAAAAAAGATAAAACGTTATAATTCAAAAAAATTTGGAGGTGGCACAAAATTTAGAAATGGTGATACCCTACTGGCTAGAATAACTCCATGTCTGGAAAATGGGAAAACTGCTTTTGTGGATATTCTTAATGAAAACGAGATTGGATTTGGTTCAACTGAATATTTAGTTTTTAGAGAAATTAAAGACAAAAGCGACAAACATTTCATATATTATCTTTCTATATCTCCAAGATTTAGAGAAATTGCTATTAAAGCTATGAACGGAACTTCAGGACGCCAAAGGGTTCAAACAGACATGTTAGTAAATCATAAATTTAATCTGCCAAAATATTTAGAACAAAAATCTATTGGTTGCATTCTCAGCGCTTTTGACAATAAAATAGAATTACTTCAAGCTCAAAACAAAACCCTTGAAGCAACAGCACAAACTATTTTTACAGAATGGTTTGGGAAAGATTCAATTAATACTGTGTTACCTGATGGATGGAGCGTTGGCAAATTGTCTGATATTGCAGATTTTTTGAATGGTTTAGCTTTGCAAAAATATCCACCAATTGACGGTCAGGAATCATTACCCGTGATAAAAATTAAAGAACTAAAACAAGGTATTACTTCAAATACTGATAGGGCCAATAAAACTTTAGATAAAAAGTATATCATTAAGAATGGTGATGTTTTATTTTCTTGGTCAGGAAGTTTAGAAGTAGTAATTTGGCAACATGATATAGGTGCTTTAAATCAGCATTTATTTAAAGTTACTTCTCAAAAATATCCTAAATGGTTTTATTACCATTGGTTATTGTTTCATTTAAATGAATTTAAAAGTATTGCGGCAACAAAGGCTACTACAATGGGACATATCAATAGAAATCATTTAGATTTAGCGGAAGTTATTATTCCAAACAATGAGACTTTAAAAAAATTAAACAACTTATTTAGCCCTTTGCTAGATAAATTAGAAATTAACAACACCCAAATCCAAACTCTTAATAAAACACGAAATAAATTATTGCCAAGATTAATGAGTGGTGAAATCCGTCTACATGAATTTAAAGTTTAG
- a CDS encoding type I restriction-modification system subunit M, producing the protein MAKIDNSTFEQKLFKSADKLRKNIDAAEYKHVVLGLIFLKYISESFGELHDKLKADEYSDPEDRDEYLAANTFFVPKEARWSHIHANAKLPTIGQTIDEAMQAIERENKELKNVLPQVYGRANLDKTSLGELIDLISNTELQVENGKSKDLFGRVYEYFLGEFANAEGKKGGQFYTPKSIVKLMVEMIEPYKGRVYDPASGSGGMFVMSEKFVTEHQGNIKDITVYGQESNQTTWKLSKMNLAIRNINSKFVAWNTEGTFLKDAHPDLKADFILANPPFNQNEWGIDILQEDGRWKYGIPPSGNANYGWMQHMLYHLAPRGVMATVLSNGSLSSNTSGEGDIRKNLVENDLIECIVALPKQLFYNTSIPACIWFLRREKSNHNREVLFIDATEMGYMKDRVHRDLADADIDLVTNIYHNWRKRENYNNIKGFCKSATIEEIEKHNHVLTPGRYVGIEAFEDDGISFETKITALTTTLKQQMNKEVELNNEIATQLAKIGLTL; encoded by the coding sequence ATGGCTAAAATAGACAATAGTACTTTTGAGCAAAAACTCTTTAAATCAGCAGATAAACTGCGAAAAAATATTGATGCGGCTGAATACAAACACGTAGTATTAGGCTTAATCTTCTTAAAATATATCTCCGAATCTTTTGGAGAATTGCATGACAAATTAAAAGCTGATGAATATTCAGATCCCGAAGACCGAGATGAATATCTGGCAGCAAATACTTTCTTTGTCCCAAAAGAGGCACGTTGGAGCCACATACACGCCAATGCTAAATTACCAACAATTGGACAAACCATTGACGAAGCAATGCAAGCCATCGAAAGAGAAAACAAAGAACTTAAAAATGTTTTGCCGCAAGTATATGGTCGAGCTAATTTAGACAAAACCTCTTTAGGCGAATTAATTGACTTAATTTCTAACACAGAATTACAAGTAGAAAACGGTAAATCAAAAGACCTTTTTGGTAGAGTGTATGAATACTTTTTAGGTGAATTTGCTAATGCCGAAGGTAAAAAAGGAGGACAATTCTATACACCAAAATCCATTGTAAAATTGATGGTAGAGATGATTGAACCTTATAAAGGTAGAGTTTATGATCCGGCAAGTGGTAGCGGTGGAATGTTTGTAATGAGTGAAAAATTTGTAACCGAACACCAAGGAAATATAAAAGATATTACCGTTTATGGACAAGAGAGCAACCAAACGACTTGGAAACTTTCCAAAATGAACCTTGCTATTCGCAACATCAACTCCAAATTTGTAGCATGGAATACTGAAGGTACTTTTCTCAAAGATGCGCATCCAGACTTAAAAGCCGATTTTATTTTAGCCAATCCACCATTTAACCAAAACGAATGGGGTATTGATATTTTACAAGAAGATGGACGTTGGAAATACGGCATTCCACCAAGCGGAAATGCCAATTATGGTTGGATGCAACATATGTTGTACCATTTAGCACCACGAGGCGTTATGGCTACTGTTTTGAGTAATGGTTCTTTGAGTTCTAATACCAGTGGTGAAGGCGACATACGTAAAAATTTAGTAGAAAACGATTTGATTGAATGTATTGTAGCATTACCGAAACAATTATTTTACAATACAAGTATTCCTGCCTGTATTTGGTTTTTACGTAGAGAAAAAAGCAACCACAATCGTGAAGTATTGTTTATAGACGCGACCGAAATGGGCTATATGAAAGACCGTGTACATCGTGATTTAGCTGATGCAGATATTGATTTAGTTACTAATATTTACCACAACTGGCGTAAAAGAGAAAACTATAACAATATAAAAGGTTTTTGTAAAAGCGCTACAATTGAAGAAATTGAAAAACATAATCATGTATTGACACCAGGACGTTATGTTGGTATTGAAGCTTTTGAAGACGATGGTATTTCTTTTGAAACCAAAATAACTGCACTAACAACTACTTTAAAACAGCAAATGAACAAGGAGGTAGAACTGAATAACGAAATTGCTACACAATTAGCTAAAATTGGTTTAACCCTATGA